Within the Pseudomonadota bacterium genome, the region CGATACGCCAGGCGCCATCGATCTCGAGGCGGAGGAACAAGCGCACGCGCCCGAAATCGGCGAGATGGAAGCCCACCGCGCCTGCCCAGAGCAGGCTCATCGACGGTTCGGTTTTCCCGTCCACCCACAAGAGCAGCCCGAGCTGCGCTTCCAGCCAGATCCGTTTTGCCAGAGGCACGGCCAGCACCGCGGTCGCCGCGCCGAGCACAGCGAAGCGATTGCTGTAGTCGCAGACGCAGTCCACGGAGCTCGTGCTCGACTCATCACAGAGGGTGTCGTCTTGCGAGTCGTCTAGGCACATCCCGCACGCCATTGATTCACACGCCGTACGCAAGCGGCCGAAGTCGAGACCGAGGCGCACCCCCAAGTCCAATCGCGTGGCCACGGGCCACATCAATCCGGCTTCGACGCCTCCGAACGCTCCGCCGTACCAACGTTCCTTCTCTATGGTTTCTCCCTGCAGCTCTCCGCCGTATTTCTCCTTGAACAAGGCGTAGCCACCCGTCGCTCCGACCGTGGCATAGAACTTTCGCCGGTCGACGGGTTCAGCCGAGGTGGGCTCGCAGAGCCCCGCCAGGATGAGAAGCCCCAACAAGGGAATCCAGAGACGTTTTGCTCCGCGGATCACGCTTTGGTCGCCCCCTACTTCTCGCTCTTCGTCGCGATGGCGAAGCGCTGCGCGCCGGCCAACCGCCAATCAAACAGCTTTGACATCGACGAGCTTCAACCCCTCCGAAACTATATCACGGCACAAAGAGCGACGTCGTCGTTCCGTGGGACGGGGCGATGCCTCCGCCCCATCCCCCTTCGTTTGCAGGCCCGCGTCGACCAAGATATAGTCGCAGAGGAGAAAATGGATGCCCGGCCAACCTCAACACGACGTGCTCCTCGACGCTCAAGGTCGTCCCTACTTCCTGTGGGATGTCGACATGGATCTCGAGGCGCTCGAACAGCGGCTCGCCGATCCGGATCCCGTCGTGAGCGGCTACTTCCACGCCAAGCTGATGCGCGAAGCGCGGCCCGAAGACGTCTTCAAACTGACGACGAGGGCGAGGATTCGCGAGCTGTGGCCCCACCTCGAGCGGCACCTCGGGCGCACGCGAGAGCACTGGCGCTGGCTCTTCGAGCAGTGGGAGACGGGCGACGATGGCCGAGAGTAGGCTGAGCGGGCTCCAGACCAGGATCCTGGTTCTGCTCGCGCGGCTGAGCCCCCCGTGGACATTGGTCGGAGGCGCGGCGCTCGCCGGTTTCCACTTCGGTCACAGGACGACACGCGACCTGGATCTCTTCTTCCGGCGCAGCGACGGGCTCGGCGATCTCGGTTCCCAAGTTACCGCTCTAATCGAAGCCGAAGGGCTGAAGGCGACGAGCATCAGGTCGACCCGCGACTTCGTCCGGCTGTCGGTTTCTTCCGCCGAAGAGACGGTCATCGTGGATCTGGTCAGCGAGCTTGCTGAGCCGCCTTGCCCGCCGATCGAGGTGTTGTTGGGCGATGCGACCGTGCAGATCGCTTCTCGCGGAGAGCTGCTCGCCGCCAAGCTTTGCACGCTCATGAGCCGGGCCGAGATCCGCGATCTCATCGACGTTCGCGCCTTG harbors:
- a CDS encoding nucleotidyl transferase AbiEii/AbiGii toxin family protein — encoded protein: MAESRLSGLQTRILVLLARLSPPWTLVGGAALAGFHFGHRTTRDLDLFFRRSDGLGDLGSQVTALIEAEGLKATSIRSTRDFVRLSVSSAEETVIVDLVSELAEPPCPPIEVLLGDATVQIASRGELLAAKLCTLMSRAEIRDLIDVRALLESGEDLARGMETAPLVDSGFSSMTLAWVLRDLDVAKLAMASGIDGGEAQKLAGFKELFVARLVEAARPQ